A section of the Chloroflexota bacterium genome encodes:
- a CDS encoding pyruvate synthase, translating to MLELRLHGRGGQGAVTSAELLALAAIAEGKYALAFPTFGPERRGAPVQAFVRTDNKPIRIRAEVRQPDAVVVLDPGLLNIVDVSSGLKEKGIVIVNTKKTPEQIKSLFGNRWSVATVDASTIALKTLGVPIVNTTMLGAIIKATSVVEISSLEEPLKHRFGERAGRNLEACKKAFEMTVMA from the coding sequence ATGCTTGAGCTAAGACTTCACGGTAGAGGCGGCCAGGGAGCGGTCACTTCAGCAGAGTTGCTAGCCCTGGCCGCTATTGCTGAAGGTAAATATGCGCTGGCCTTCCCTACCTTTGGCCCGGAGAGAAGAGGAGCGCCTGTCCAGGCTTTTGTGAGAACAGACAATAAGCCGATCAGGATCAGGGCAGAGGTCAGGCAGCCCGACGCGGTGGTTGTCCTCGATCCTGGTTTGCTCAACATTGTGGATGTAAGCTCCGGCTTGAAGGAAAAAGGCATAGTGATAGTCAATACCAAGAAGACCCCAGAGCAAATAAAATCCCTCTTTGGAAACAGGTGGTCTGTGGCTACAGTTGACGCCTCCACTATTGCCCTCAAAACCCTGGGTGTACCTATTGTGAACACGACTATGCTGGGGGCAATAATCAAGGCAACCAGTGTAGTTGAAATCAGCTCGCTTGAGGAACCTCTGAAGCACCGTTTTGGAGAAAGGGCTGGCAGGAATCTGGAAGCGTGTAAGAAGGCCTTCGAGATGACTGTCATGGCCTGA
- a CDS encoding nickel-dependent hydrogenase large subunit: MGKIIIEPVTRIEGHLKIEAVVENGKVKDARSSGMMFRGLEIILQGRDPRDAQRYTQRICGVCPTSHSTAATLNLDSAFGISDKIPDNGRIMRNLILGAAHIADHILHFYHLAALDYVDITAVAKYDGNDPVLNSVKAFAERGELGPFVPRYEGDYRLSKAANIEALAHYVKALEMRRKGQELTTIFGGKLPHDSVIVPGGVAEVPTVDKIASFLWQLNELRDFINNVYLPDVMMVAEAYSDYFGIGAGCGNLLSYGSFDLDGKSPDLARRERFMKQGTVSADLKLGQLDTQKIMEYVKYSWYEDSTSRKHPASGETRPDLKKKAGYSWIKAPRYDGKVYEVGPLARVAVTYASGNPTVKALVDSTLSRFKASPKALFSVLGRHAARALYTKALADSMPAWLLQLKPGEPAYIDYQIPEQSTGMGLIDGARGALGHWVEIKDKKIANYQCVVPSTWNLSPRDDNEQPGPVEQAIIGTKVKDENNPFEIVRIVRSFDPCIACAVHLITPKGSELGRFRVS; encoded by the coding sequence GTGGGTAAGATTATTATTGAGCCGGTAACCCGGATTGAAGGACATCTCAAGATCGAAGCAGTGGTAGAGAACGGAAAGGTGAAGGATGCCAGAAGCTCTGGCATGATGTTCAGGGGGTTGGAGATTATTCTGCAGGGCAGAGACCCCCGTGATGCACAACGCTACACCCAGCGCATCTGCGGGGTGTGCCCCACCAGCCACTCCACAGCAGCTACCCTTAACCTGGACAGCGCCTTCGGGATCTCTGACAAGATTCCTGACAATGGCCGAATTATGCGTAACCTCATTCTGGGCGCAGCTCACATCGCTGATCACATATTGCACTTCTATCACTTGGCCGCTTTAGATTATGTCGACATCACGGCGGTGGCCAAATACGACGGCAACGACCCCGTTCTGAATTCGGTGAAAGCCTTTGCGGAACGAGGTGAACTGGGACCGTTCGTCCCGCGATATGAAGGCGACTACCGCCTATCAAAGGCAGCTAATATTGAAGCGCTGGCCCACTATGTCAAAGCTCTGGAGATGAGACGCAAAGGCCAGGAGTTGACTACCATTTTTGGCGGCAAGCTGCCCCACGATAGTGTCATCGTGCCCGGGGGCGTCGCTGAGGTCCCCACGGTAGACAAGATTGCCTCCTTCCTGTGGCAGCTAAATGAACTGCGCGACTTCATCAACAACGTCTACCTTCCCGATGTCATGATGGTGGCCGAGGCCTATAGCGACTACTTTGGGATCGGCGCTGGCTGTGGCAACCTGCTTTCCTATGGCAGCTTCGACCTGGATGGCAAGAGCCCCGACCTTGCCCGCAGGGAAAGATTTATGAAGCAGGGAACAGTCTCTGCTGACCTCAAGCTGGGTCAATTGGATACCCAGAAAATAATGGAATACGTCAAATACTCCTGGTACGAGGACTCGACTTCGAGGAAACATCCCGCCAGCGGTGAGACCCGCCCTGATCTGAAAAAGAAAGCAGGCTACTCCTGGATAAAGGCACCGCGGTACGATGGCAAGGTATACGAGGTAGGCCCGCTGGCCCGAGTAGCGGTTACCTATGCCAGTGGCAATCCCACAGTGAAAGCCCTGGTGGACTCCACGCTATCACGGTTTAAGGCGTCGCCAAAGGCCCTATTCTCTGTGCTGGGCCGCCACGCCGCCAGAGCGCTTTACACCAAGGCATTAGCTGACTCAATGCCTGCCTGGTTGTTGCAGCTCAAGCCGGGTGAACCCGCTTACATTGACTACCAGATCCCAGAGCAAAGCACGGGCATGGGTCTGATAGACGGGGCCAGGGGGGCACTGGGGCATTGGGTAGAGATAAAGGACAAGAAGATCGCCAACTACCAGTGTGTTGTTCCCTCTACCTGGAACCTCTCTCCGCGGGACGACAATGAGCAACCTGGGCCGGTAGAACAGGCCATTATCGGCACGAAGGTCAAGGACGAAAACAACCCCTTTGAGATCGTGCGTATTGTCCGCTCCTTTGACCCGTGCATTGCCTGCGCTGTTCATCTGATAACACCTAAGGGAAGCGAACTTGGCCGATTCAGAGTGTCGTAG
- the nuoE gene encoding NADH-quinone oxidoreductase subunit NuoE, with the protein MAATIQAIVDKYGGDKGQLVSILQDVQAEYCYLPKETLEEVSRVLHIPLSQVYSVASFFRAFSLTPRGKHVVTVCLGTACHVRGAPAVLDELGRQLGVEPGKTTEDMQFTLETVNCLGACALGPIVVMDGQYHGQMSPVKAKKTLKQYSEVSQDDNHG; encoded by the coding sequence GTGGCAGCGACCATTCAGGCAATAGTGGATAAGTACGGAGGCGATAAGGGACAGCTTGTCTCCATACTGCAAGATGTTCAGGCAGAGTATTGTTACCTGCCAAAGGAAACGTTAGAGGAGGTCAGTCGGGTTCTGCACATCCCCTTGAGTCAGGTATACAGCGTGGCCAGTTTCTTTAGGGCCTTCAGCCTGACGCCGCGGGGGAAGCATGTGGTCACTGTTTGTCTAGGCACCGCCTGCCACGTAAGAGGTGCGCCTGCAGTACTTGATGAGTTAGGAAGACAACTGGGCGTTGAGCCGGGCAAAACGACGGAAGATATGCAGTTCACTCTAGAGACTGTGAACTGCCTCGGGGCATGTGCCTTGGGGCCTATTGTGGTCATGGACGGTCAATACCATGGACAGATGAGTCCCGTGAAGGCGAAGAAAACCCTGAAGCAATACAGTGAAGTATCACAAGACGACAACCATGGATAA
- the porD gene encoding pyruvate synthase subunit PorD (catalyzes the ferredoxin-dependent oxidative decarboxylation of pyruvate to form acetyl-CoA), with protein MDIGAVITDAGNAIEYKTGDWRSERPVLNKERCIKCGICYIYCPEGCIRQNNEGYFAADPYYCKGCGICARECWTQAIKMVPEEE; from the coding sequence ATAGATATTGGTGCGGTGATAACCGACGCAGGGAATGCCATTGAGTACAAGACTGGTGACTGGAGATCGGAGAGACCGGTTTTGAACAAAGAAAGATGCATAAAATGCGGGATTTGCTACATTTATTGCCCCGAGGGATGCATCCGCCAGAACAATGAAGGATACTTTGCGGCAGACCCCTACTATTGCAAAGGTTGCGGGATCTGTGCCAGGGAGTGCTGGACACAGGCAATAAAGATGGTGCCAGAAGAGGAATGA
- a CDS encoding hydrogenase small subunit has product MTRVEPRPKYSNSRRACMVERGKGGTVEYPLIWFAASACTGCSVSVLNSVSPTIKNVLIDEVVPGKHINLRYHATVMAGQGDAVIEEMEHTARSKKGGYILVVEGAIPTAAEGAYGTMGENGGKPIPMASRLEHVAGNALAIIALGTCASFGGIAAGAPNPSGCISVDQFLKQHRINVPLINIPGCAPHPDWFVGTVAAILLKGLPKPEELDEHKRPKAFYGKLIHENCPRRAYFEEGKFARKFGGPGCLNELGCKGPVTYADCPLRLWNHSTNWCIGSGGSCIGCVEPGFPDLLAPFYQKLSDDALPAVGKGQ; this is encoded by the coding sequence ATGACCAGAGTCGAACCGAGGCCCAAGTATTCAAATTCAAGGAGAGCTTGTATGGTTGAAAGAGGCAAAGGAGGCACTGTGGAGTACCCTCTCATCTGGTTCGCAGCCAGTGCTTGCACTGGCTGCTCTGTCTCTGTACTCAATTCAGTCAGCCCGACCATCAAGAACGTCCTGATTGACGAAGTGGTGCCTGGAAAGCATATCAATTTAAGGTATCACGCCACCGTCATGGCAGGACAGGGCGACGCCGTAATTGAGGAAATGGAACACACTGCAAGAAGCAAGAAGGGCGGTTACATCTTGGTGGTGGAAGGTGCTATACCCACGGCGGCTGAAGGCGCGTATGGTACTATGGGTGAAAATGGAGGAAAGCCTATTCCCATGGCTTCGCGGCTGGAACACGTGGCTGGGAATGCTCTGGCGATCATCGCCTTGGGCACCTGCGCTTCCTTCGGGGGCATCGCTGCCGGGGCACCTAATCCCAGCGGCTGCATCAGCGTGGACCAATTTCTAAAGCAGCACCGCATCAACGTGCCCCTAATAAACATTCCTGGTTGCGCACCACACCCCGACTGGTTCGTGGGCACCGTGGCTGCTATCCTGCTCAAGGGCCTGCCGAAACCGGAGGAACTGGATGAACACAAGAGGCCCAAAGCCTTCTATGGCAAGCTGATCCACGAAAATTGTCCTCGACGGGCCTACTTTGAAGAAGGGAAATTCGCCAGAAAGTTTGGGGGTCCCGGATGCCTGAATGAGCTAGGCTGCAAAGGTCCCGTGACCTATGCTGACTGCCCTCTGAGGCTCTGGAACCACAGCACAAACTGGTGCATTGGCTCTGGGGGCTCCTGTATTGGCTGCGTGGAACCGGGCTTTCCTGATCTGCTGGCACCCTTCTATCAGAAACTAAGCGACGACGCTCTGCCAGCAGTTGGAAAGGGACAGTAA
- a CDS encoding hydrogenase maturation protease has translation MADSECRRKGPKIAVVGMGNLLLKDEGIGVHVAQALQEMAPENGSNLQIVDGGTSPDVLLSLDKVDKLIIIDAVKGDCEPGTIYRLGPDEIPENGAEATSLHQVGLMQSLQILDKFGLKPPKVVIVGIQPKEIDWGTEPSAELGQKIPEMMRLVLEEARKC, from the coding sequence TTGGCCGATTCAGAGTGTCGTAGAAAGGGTCCCAAAATCGCGGTAGTTGGCATGGGCAACCTGCTGCTGAAGGACGAGGGGATCGGGGTTCACGTGGCTCAGGCATTGCAGGAGATGGCGCCTGAAAACGGGAGCAACTTGCAGATAGTAGATGGGGGAACGTCTCCAGACGTTCTCCTATCTCTTGATAAGGTGGACAAGCTGATCATAATTGACGCTGTCAAGGGAGACTGTGAGCCAGGGACCATCTACCGCCTTGGCCCTGATGAGATACCGGAAAATGGCGCAGAGGCGACCTCCCTGCATCAGGTAGGCCTGATGCAATCGTTGCAGATACTGGACAAGTTCGGTCTTAAGCCCCCGAAAGTAGTTATTGTTGGGATCCAGCCCAAGGAGATAGACTGGGGTACAGAGCCTTCGGCAGAGCTTGGCCAGAAGATCCCTGAAATGATGAGATTAGTATTGGAGGAAGCGAGAAAATGCTAG